Proteins encoded by one window of Mercenaria mercenaria strain notata chromosome 4, MADL_Memer_1, whole genome shotgun sequence:
- the LOC128556675 gene encoding uncharacterized protein LOC128556675: MESSSSTSDQYAQSESDFNATARDHLNYTECSGDQNSVTVFSLTKHKRDKAFRRLIIALSKELSPGEFETAKFLFGGEIKKGKMERLKTLIDLCVVLQERCILDENKLGCLLELFEELGRPDLVELVMKYEGNFSDITYATGIFNLYIAY, translated from the exons ATGGAATCATCTTCAAGCACGAGCGACCAATATGCTCAAAGTGAAAGTGATTTTAATGCAACAGCGCGGGATCATCTGAATTATACGGAATGTTCTGGTGATCAAAATAGTGTGACAGTGTTCTCATTGACAAAACATAAAAGGGACAAAGCTTTTAGAAGACTTATTATCGCGCTCAGTAAGGAACTAAGTCCAGGTGAATTCGAAACTGCAAAGTTTCTTTTCGGAG GAGAAATAAAGAAAGGGAAAATGGAAAGATTAAAGACGTTGATAGACCTTTGTGTTGTCCTACAAGAAAGATGTATATTAGATGAGAACAAATTGGGTTGCCTTCTGGAACTTTTCGAAGAGTTAGGAAGGCCTGATCTTGTCGAGCTAGTGATGAAATATGAGGGCAATTTTAGTGATATAACGTATGCAACAGGTATTTTCAATTTATATATTGCATATTAA
- the LOC123552225 gene encoding uncharacterized protein LOC123552225 isoform X3, which yields MSSKTCKTVSRQNEIARKAPKPADWNFSRLLLYIARNLSDKELSNLKQMAVGNGLLHENQVEKLTSCMDLFSALRSMQYMDSKNMTCLQQMLMLIERKDLILKAIEYCQKEEDGEMARMLKASDEDLEYGHSYARFHFDNLESIDCNVNFISYFKMRISSLLFVPPDHVIVSGVEETCENEEKTLNPYLGIIITLMIPDMFISILQTMLEDGKRMSAIRLFGVKEVVIQNKTYSLTEGSVHRRHFGPHELHTDLIHEKLLDRERKPELWDRQLENKDNFSNNGHLDNTFNEKLSRINQKSGMSITLWKNFGIVNEKSTKPQTSHDELQRQCLYAKVTRLYPQLTYEQTPKQKEKQNNGNTEQ from the exons ATGTCGAGTAAAACATGTAAGACAGTATCAAGACAGAATGAAATCGCAAGAAAGGCACCAAAGCCGGCAGATTGGAACTTTAGTCGGCTATTGTTGTACATTGCAAGAAACCTTTCTGACAAAGAACTTTCAAATCTGAAACAGATGGCAGTTG GAAACGGGCTCCTTCATGAAAATCAAGTTGAGAAACTCACCTCGTGCATGGACTTATTTTCTGCTCTGCGTAGCATGCAGTATATGGACAGCAAGAATATGACATGCTTGCAGCAAATGCTGATGCTGATTGAAAGAAAGGATCTAATTCTCAAAGCCATTGAATACTGTCAAAAAGAAGAAGACGGCGAAATGGCGCGAATGCTCAAAGCGTCTGACGAAGACTTag AATACGGGCACAGTTACGCTCGATTTCATTTTGACAACCTGGAATCCATTGACTGCAATGTGAATTTTATCAGCTATTTCAAAATGAGAATATCTTCACTGCTTTTCGTCCCCCCTGATCATGTCATAGTATCCGGTGTTGAGGAAACCTGTGAAAACGAAGAAAAAACTCTAAACCCGTACCTTGGCATTATTATAACTCTCATGATACCAGATATGTTTATATCAATCTTACAAACCATGCTAGAAGACGGGAAAAGGATGTCAGCAATTCGCCTTTTCGGAGTAAAGGAAGTGGTGATTCAAAACAAGACATATTCACTGACTGAAG gCAGTGTACATAGACGACATTTTGGTCCACATGAATTACATACAGATCTGATCCACGAGAAATTGCTTGATAGAGAAAGAAAGCCAGAACTTTGGGACAGGCAACTTGAAAACAAAGACAACTTTTCAAACAATGGACATCTTGATAATACCTTTAATGAAAAACTGTCAAGAATAAATCAGAAGTCAGGCATGTCGATAACGCTTTGGAAAAACTTTGGTATAGTAAATGAAAAATCAACTAAACCACAGACTAGCCACGACGAACTGCAGAGGCAATGCCTGTATGCAAAGGTCACTCGGCTTTATCCCCAGCTAACCTACGAGCAAAccccaaaacagaaagaaaaacagAACAATGGAAATACTGAACAATGA
- the LOC128556476 gene encoding uncharacterized protein LOC128556476, giving the protein MESSSSTSDQYAQSESDFNATARDHLNYTECSGDQNSVTVFSLTKHKRDKAFRRLIIALSKELSPGEFETAKFLFGGEIKKGKMERLKTLIDLCVVLQERCILDENKLGCLLELFEELGRPDPVELVMKYEGNFSDITYATGNKIPSGATLAENSHVIEVTESNVNISETQTNEPCYEKTNIVALRPAWIQTSLRIRAVWSGSMLFANSFSNSNRL; this is encoded by the exons ATGGAATCATCTTCAAGCACGAGCGACCAATATGCTCAAAGTGAAAGTGATTTTAATGCAACAGCGCGGGATCATCTGAATTATACGGAATGTTCTGGTGATCAAAATAGTGTGACAGTGTTCTCATTGACAAAACATAAAAGGGACAAAGCTTTTAGAAGACTTATTATCGCGCTCAGTAAGGAACTAAGTCCAGGTGAATTCGAAACTGCAAAGTTTCTTTTCGGAG GAGAAATAAAGAAAGGGAAAATGGAAAGATTAAAGACGTTGATAGACCTTTGTGTTGTCCTACAAGAAAGATGTATATTAGATGAGAACAAATTGGGTTGCCTTCTGGAACTTTTCGAAGAGTTAGGAAGGCCTGATCCTGTCGAGCTAGTGATGAAATATGAGGGCAATTTTAGTGATATAACGTATGCAACAG GTAATAAAATACCATCTGGAGCAACCTTAGCAGAGAACAGTCACGTAATAGAAGTCACAGAATCGAATGTTAATATCAGTGAAACGCagacaaatgagccgtgctatgagaaaaccaacatagtggctttgcgaccagcatggatccagaccagcctgcgcatccgcgcagtctggtcaggatccatgctgttcgctaacagtttctccaattccaataggctttaa
- the LOC123552225 gene encoding uncharacterized protein LOC123552225 isoform X2, which translates to MVLVEKNKHSSAADTFQEVEKSMSSKTCKTVSRQNEIARKAPKPADWNFSRLLLYIARNLSDKELSNLKQMAVGNGLLHENQVEKLTSCMDLFSALRSMQYMDSKNMTCLQQMLMLIERKDLILKAIEYCQKEEDGEMARMLKASDEDLEYGHSYARFHFDNLESIDCNVNFISYFKMRISSLLFVPPDHVIVSGVEETCENEEKTLNPYLGIIITLMIPDMFISILQTMLEDGKRMSAIRLFGVKEVVIQNKTYSLTEGSVHRRHFGPHELHTDLIHEKLLDRERKPELWDRQLENKDNFSNNGHLDNTFNEKLSRINQKSGMSITLWKNFGIVNEKSTKPQTSHDELQRQCLYAKVTRLYPQLTYEQTPKQKEKQNNGNTEQ; encoded by the exons ATGGTGTTGGTTGAGAAAAATAAACACTCGTCGGCGGCCGATACA ttCCAGGAAGTTGAGAAAAGCATGTCGAGTAAAACATGTAAGACAGTATCAAGACAGAATGAAATCGCAAGAAAGGCACCAAAGCCGGCAGATTGGAACTTTAGTCGGCTATTGTTGTACATTGCAAGAAACCTTTCTGACAAAGAACTTTCAAATCTGAAACAGATGGCAGTTG GAAACGGGCTCCTTCATGAAAATCAAGTTGAGAAACTCACCTCGTGCATGGACTTATTTTCTGCTCTGCGTAGCATGCAGTATATGGACAGCAAGAATATGACATGCTTGCAGCAAATGCTGATGCTGATTGAAAGAAAGGATCTAATTCTCAAAGCCATTGAATACTGTCAAAAAGAAGAAGACGGCGAAATGGCGCGAATGCTCAAAGCGTCTGACGAAGACTTag AATACGGGCACAGTTACGCTCGATTTCATTTTGACAACCTGGAATCCATTGACTGCAATGTGAATTTTATCAGCTATTTCAAAATGAGAATATCTTCACTGCTTTTCGTCCCCCCTGATCATGTCATAGTATCCGGTGTTGAGGAAACCTGTGAAAACGAAGAAAAAACTCTAAACCCGTACCTTGGCATTATTATAACTCTCATGATACCAGATATGTTTATATCAATCTTACAAACCATGCTAGAAGACGGGAAAAGGATGTCAGCAATTCGCCTTTTCGGAGTAAAGGAAGTGGTGATTCAAAACAAGACATATTCACTGACTGAAG gCAGTGTACATAGACGACATTTTGGTCCACATGAATTACATACAGATCTGATCCACGAGAAATTGCTTGATAGAGAAAGAAAGCCAGAACTTTGGGACAGGCAACTTGAAAACAAAGACAACTTTTCAAACAATGGACATCTTGATAATACCTTTAATGAAAAACTGTCAAGAATAAATCAGAAGTCAGGCATGTCGATAACGCTTTGGAAAAACTTTGGTATAGTAAATGAAAAATCAACTAAACCACAGACTAGCCACGACGAACTGCAGAGGCAATGCCTGTATGCAAAGGTCACTCGGCTTTATCCCCAGCTAACCTACGAGCAAAccccaaaacagaaagaaaaacagAACAATGGAAATACTGAACAATGA
- the LOC123552225 gene encoding uncharacterized protein LOC123552225 isoform X1: MNTKQFRKYLFWRYMYLQRISNLNFQEVEKSMSSKTCKTVSRQNEIARKAPKPADWNFSRLLLYIARNLSDKELSNLKQMAVGNGLLHENQVEKLTSCMDLFSALRSMQYMDSKNMTCLQQMLMLIERKDLILKAIEYCQKEEDGEMARMLKASDEDLEYGHSYARFHFDNLESIDCNVNFISYFKMRISSLLFVPPDHVIVSGVEETCENEEKTLNPYLGIIITLMIPDMFISILQTMLEDGKRMSAIRLFGVKEVVIQNKTYSLTEGSVHRRHFGPHELHTDLIHEKLLDRERKPELWDRQLENKDNFSNNGHLDNTFNEKLSRINQKSGMSITLWKNFGIVNEKSTKPQTSHDELQRQCLYAKVTRLYPQLTYEQTPKQKEKQNNGNTEQ; this comes from the exons ATGAACACGAAGCAATTCAGAAAATATCTCTTTTGGAGATACATGTACCTGCAAAGAATCTCGAACCTTAAT ttCCAGGAAGTTGAGAAAAGCATGTCGAGTAAAACATGTAAGACAGTATCAAGACAGAATGAAATCGCAAGAAAGGCACCAAAGCCGGCAGATTGGAACTTTAGTCGGCTATTGTTGTACATTGCAAGAAACCTTTCTGACAAAGAACTTTCAAATCTGAAACAGATGGCAGTTG GAAACGGGCTCCTTCATGAAAATCAAGTTGAGAAACTCACCTCGTGCATGGACTTATTTTCTGCTCTGCGTAGCATGCAGTATATGGACAGCAAGAATATGACATGCTTGCAGCAAATGCTGATGCTGATTGAAAGAAAGGATCTAATTCTCAAAGCCATTGAATACTGTCAAAAAGAAGAAGACGGCGAAATGGCGCGAATGCTCAAAGCGTCTGACGAAGACTTag AATACGGGCACAGTTACGCTCGATTTCATTTTGACAACCTGGAATCCATTGACTGCAATGTGAATTTTATCAGCTATTTCAAAATGAGAATATCTTCACTGCTTTTCGTCCCCCCTGATCATGTCATAGTATCCGGTGTTGAGGAAACCTGTGAAAACGAAGAAAAAACTCTAAACCCGTACCTTGGCATTATTATAACTCTCATGATACCAGATATGTTTATATCAATCTTACAAACCATGCTAGAAGACGGGAAAAGGATGTCAGCAATTCGCCTTTTCGGAGTAAAGGAAGTGGTGATTCAAAACAAGACATATTCACTGACTGAAG gCAGTGTACATAGACGACATTTTGGTCCACATGAATTACATACAGATCTGATCCACGAGAAATTGCTTGATAGAGAAAGAAAGCCAGAACTTTGGGACAGGCAACTTGAAAACAAAGACAACTTTTCAAACAATGGACATCTTGATAATACCTTTAATGAAAAACTGTCAAGAATAAATCAGAAGTCAGGCATGTCGATAACGCTTTGGAAAAACTTTGGTATAGTAAATGAAAAATCAACTAAACCACAGACTAGCCACGACGAACTGCAGAGGCAATGCCTGTATGCAAAGGTCACTCGGCTTTATCCCCAGCTAACCTACGAGCAAAccccaaaacagaaagaaaaacagAACAATGGAAATACTGAACAATGA